The following are encoded together in the Triticum dicoccoides isolate Atlit2015 ecotype Zavitan chromosome 6B, WEW_v2.0, whole genome shotgun sequence genome:
- the LOC119321849 gene encoding ABC transporter B family member 4-like, with protein sequence MDATAEASSGEGARHGGEQRKDDQPEKKVSLLGMLRYADRLDMLLMVIGSLGAMGNGASGSLLLVLYGDVINSFGESTTSTVLPAVTKVVLNFIYLGLGTAVASFLQMSCWAISGERQSARIRSLYLKSVMRQDIAFFDTEMTTGEAVSRMSSDTVIIQDALGEKAGKLIQTVSAFFGGFIVAFTKGWLLTLVMLTSLPSVAIAGAVSAQLLTGVSSKRLTSYSDAADTVEQTIGSIRTVVSFNGEKKAIEMYNKFNKNAYKTAVEEGLVNGFGMGSVFLIILSSYGLGFWYGGKLILDKGYTGGKIITVLFAVLTGANSLGSATPSISAIAEGQSAAYRLFETIERKPEIDSDDTSGMVMENIKGNVELKDVYFRYPARPGQLILDGISLQVASGTTMAIVGESGSGKSTVISLVERFYDPQAGEVLIDGFNIKNLSLDWIRGKIGLVSQEPLLFMTSIKDNIIYGKEDATLEEIKRSAELANAANFIEKLPNGYDTLVGQRGTLLSGGQKQRIAIARAILKDPKILLLDEATSALDVESERIVQEAINRILVERTTLVVAHRLSTVRNVDCITVVHQGKIVEQGPHHALVKDPNGAYSQLIRLQETRGDERRKVQDSGVPNSLSKSTSLSLRRSMTNASSGNSNRHSFKNPPGLSVELHEDAITDEQNTEGLPDGKTLQKAAVARLFYLNKPEVPILLLGTIAASVHGIIFPLYGLLISGGLKSFYEPPDKLRKDSSFWALIFVVLGFASFIAITTEYLLFAIAGGKLIERVRTLSFQNIVHQEVAWFDNPSNSSGALGTRLSVDALNVRRLVGDNLGLIVQSTASLIAGFVIAFTADWRLALIITCVIPLLGAQGYAQAKFLKGFGEEAKEMYEDASQVATDAVGSIRTIASFCAEKRVVTTYNKKCEALRKQGIRSGIVGGLGFGFSFLVLYLTFALCFYVGAQFVRQGKSNFADVFKVFLVLVLATLGVSQASALACNATKAKDSAISVFSILDRKSKIDTSSDEGMMLENVTGDIDFSNVSFKYPSRPDVQIFSDFTLHIPSRKTIALVGESGSGKSTIISLLERFYDPDSGSISVDGVEIKSLRVSWLRDQMGLVGQEPVLFNDTIRANITYGKHGEVTEEEVTGVAKAANAHEFISSLPQGYDTLVGEKGVQLSGGQKQRVAIARAIIKDPKILLLDEATSALDAESERIVQDALDRVMVSRTTIVVAHRLSTIKGADAIAVLKEGKIAEKGNHEALMRIKGGVYASLVELRSNSK encoded by the exons ATGGACGCGACAGCAGAAGCTAGCAGCGGAGAAGGAGCACGCCACGGCGGCGAGCAACGAAAAGATGATCAGCCGGAGAAGAAGGTGTCGTTGCTCGGCATGCTCAGGTACGCCGACCGCCTCGACATGCTGCTCATGGTGATCGGCTCGCTGGGGGCGATGGGGAACGGCGCATCGGGGTCCCTCCTATTGGTCCTCTATGGAGACGTCATCAACTCCTTCGGCGAGAGCACCACCAGCACCGTCCTCCCCGCCGTCACCAAG GTTGTTCTCAACTTCATATATTTGGGCCTTGGGACAGCAGTTGCTTCCTTTCTTC AGATGTCATGCTGGGCAATATCAGGAGAAAGGCAGTCAGCCCGCATCCGTTCTTTGTACCTGAAATCAGTTATGAGGCAAGATATTGCATTCTTCGACACAGAAATGACAACTGGCGAAGCAGTTTCAAGAATGTCTAGCGATACGGTCATAATTCAAGATGCTCTTGGTGAGAAG GCAGGGAAGCTTATACAAACCGTATCTGCCTTCTTTGGGGGTTTCATCGTAGCATTCACAAAAGGCTGGCTCCTCACTCTTGTCATGCTAACGTCACTACCTTCAGTTGCTATCGCTGGTGCAGTGTCTGCACAACTGCTAACTGGGGTTTCTAGCAAGCGACTAACATCGTATAGTGATGCTGCAGACACAGTTGAACAGACAATTGGATCTATACGAACA GTTGTGTCCTTCAATGGCGAGAAGAAAGCTATAGAAATGTATAATAAATTCAATAAAAATGCATACAAGACTGCTGTTGAGGAAGGCCTCGTCAATGGTTTTGGCATGGGCTCTGTCTTCCTTATCATATTGAGCAGCTATGGTCTAGGCTTCTGGTATGGTGGAAAGCTAATCCTTGACAAAGGATACACTGGAGGGAAGATCATCACTGTTTTGTTTGCTGTATTAACTGGCGCAAA TTCGTTAGGTAGTGCAACACCATCAATTTCTGCAATTGCAGAAGGTCAATCTGCAGCATATAGACTGTTCGAAACAATTGAGAGGAAACCCGAAATAGATTCAGATGATACAAGTGGCATGGTCATGGAAAATATCAAGGGCAATGTTGAGCTAAAGGATGTATATTTTCGCTACCCTGCAAGACCCGGGCAGTTAATATTAGATGGAATATCATTACAGGTAGCCagtggaacaacaatggccatagtTGGAGAGAGTGGAAGTGGCAAGTCAACTGTTATCAGCCTAGTTGAAAGATTCTATGATCCACAGGCTGGCGAAGTTTTGATAGATGGATTCAACATCAAGAATCTGAGTCTTGATTGGATAAGAGGGAAGATCGGTCTTGTTAGCCAAGAACCATTGTTGTTTATGACCTCCATTAAAGATAACATAATATATGGTAAAGAAGATGCAACACttgaagagatcaagagatcagccGAGCTTGCAAATGCCGCAAACTTCATCGAGAAGTTACCAAAT GGCTACGACACATTGGTTGGCCAACGTGGCACTCTACTTTCTGGAGGACAAAAGCAAAGAATTGCAATTGCGAGAGCCATCCTTAAAGATCCAAAAATCCTTTTGCTAGATGAAGCAACAAGTGCATTGGATGTGGAATCTGAGAGGATAGTTCAGGAGGCAATCAATAGGATATTGGTGGAAAGAACCACACTTGTCGTTGCACATCGTTTGAGCACTGTAAGGAATGTTGACTGCATCACAGTCGTTCATCAAGGGAAAATAGTTGAACAAG GCCCTCATCATGCATTGGTAAAGGATCCCAATGGAGCTTACTCCCAGCTTATTAGGCTACAAGAAACTCGTGGTGATGAAAGACGTAAAGTACAGGATTCTGGAGTGCCCAATTCCTTATCAAAAAGCACTAGTTTGTCACTTAGACGGTCAATGACTAATGCTTCTTCTGGCAATAGCAACAGACACTCCTTCAAGAACCCCCCAGGACTATCAGTTGAGTTGCATGAGGATGCAATCACAGATGAACAGAACACAGAGGGCCTTCCCGATGGGAAGACCCTTCAGAAAGCAGCAGTTGCGCGACTTTTTTATCTTAACAAGCCAGAGGTACCGATTCTTCTGCTCGGCACTATAGCAGCATCGGTGCATGGAATCATTTTTCCATTGTATGGCCTACTAATATCTGGCGGTCTAAAATCATTCTACGAGCCACCAGATAAGCTGCGAAAAGATTCTAGCTTTTGGGCATTGATATTTGTAGTTCTGGGGTTTGCATCTTTCATTGCAATCACAACAGAATATCTTTTGTTTGCAATTGCTGGTGGCAAGCTTATAGAGCGTGTTCGTACTCTGTCATTTCAAAATATTGTGCATCAGGAAGTTGCTTGGTTTGATAATCCCTCAAATTCCAG TGGTGCACTTGGTACACGACTCTCAGTTGACGCATTAAATGTTCGGCGCTTAGTAGGAGATAACCTGGGCCTTATAGTGCAGTCTACAGCTTCACTAATAGCTGGCTTTGTCATAGCTTTTACGGCAGACTGGAGGCTTGCACTGATTATCACTTGTGTCATTCCTTTATTGGGTGCACAAGGTTATGCTCAAGCGAAGTTCTTGAAGGGTTTTGGTGAAGAAGCTAAG GAGATGTATGAAGATGCAAGTCAAGTTGCAACTGACGCTGTTGGTAGTATCAGAACTATAGCATCTTTCTGTGCAGAGAAAAGAGTGGTTACAACATATAACAAGAAATGTGAAGCTTTAAGGAAACAGGGCATTCGAAGTGGAATCGTTGGAGGGCTTGGTTTTGGTTTCTCATTCTTGGTGTTGTATTTGACATTTGCTCTATGTTTCTATGTTGGTGCACAGTTTGTACGTCAGGGAAAATCTAATTTCGCAGATGTTTTCAAA GTTTTCCTTGTCTTAGTTTTGGCAACTCTTGGGGTTTCGCAGGCAAGTGCATTGGCATGTAATGCGACAAAAGCAAAGGATTCAGCCATTTCTGTTTTCAGTATTCTAGATCGGAAGTCAAAAATCGATACAAGTAGCGATGAGGGCATGATGCTGGAAAATGTCACAGGCGACATTGATTTCAGTAATGTCAGTTTCAAGTACCCATCACGCCCTGATGTCCAAATATTCAGTGACTTTACATTGCACATTCCTTCCAGAAAG ACCATAGCACTAGTTGGAGAGAGTGGCAGTGGCAAGTCCACAATAATTTCTTTACTGGagcgtttctacgatcctgattcTGGTAGTATCTCAGTAGATGGAGTCGAGATTAAGAGCCTGAGAGTTAGCTGGTTAAGGGATCAGATGGGGCTGGTAGGCCAGGAGCCAGTGCTTTTCAACGACACAATCCGCGCAAACATAACATACGGGAAACACGGGGAGGTGACAGAGGAAGAGGTTACGGGTGTTGCCAAAGCAGCAAATGCTCATGAGTTTATATCAAGCTTGCCACAGGGATACGACACTCTGGTTGGCGAGAAAGGAGTGCAACTATCTGGTGGACAGAAGCAGCGGGTAGCCATCGCAAGGGCCATTATAAAGGACCCGAAGATACTACTGCTTGACGAGGCGACCAGCGCCCTGGACGCGGAATCAGAGCGCATCGTTCAGGACGCATTGGATCGAGTCATGGTGAGCAGGACCACCATAGTGGTGGCGCACCGCCTCTCCACAATCAAAGGGGCTGATGCGATTGCGGTCCTCAAGGAAGGCAAAATTGCAGAAAAGGGAAATCATGAGGCCCTGATGCGGATCAAGGGCGGAGTCTATGCTTCGCTAGTTGAACTTCGCTCAAATTCTAAGTAG